In Montipora capricornis isolate CH-2021 chromosome 4, ASM3666992v2, whole genome shotgun sequence, a single genomic region encodes these proteins:
- the LOC138044633 gene encoding uncharacterized protein, with amino-acid sequence MSINRGIFLFIAVFCIGNFAEAKPYDAELTKGLQDKRRGFACYDRLGTERCLRRGGGRRGTGCEDYVTIDECPVTCDACRACGDIYGGCSDWAKRGLCRSNAIFMYRWCRRSCVAWNWC; translated from the exons ATGTCCATTAACCGTGGAATTTTCCTGTTCATCGCCGTGTTCTGCATCGGAAATT TCGCAGAGGCAAAACCTTACGACGCAGAATTAACAAAGGGATTGCAAG ACAAACGTCGCGGATTCGCATGTTACGACCGCTTAGGCACAGAAAGATGCTTACGTAGGGgtggaggaagaagaggaacaGGATGCGAAGACTACGTTACGATTGATGAATGCCCAGTGACCTGCGATGCTTGCCGGG CTTGTGGAGATATCTATGGAGGCTGCAGTGATTGGGCTAAGAGAGGACTGTGCAGGTCGAATGCCATCTTCATGTATCGATGGTGTCGCAGAAGCTGTGTGGCTTGGAACTGGTGTTAG